The following are encoded in a window of Rosa chinensis cultivar Old Blush chromosome 4, RchiOBHm-V2, whole genome shotgun sequence genomic DNA:
- the LOC112197881 gene encoding AP2-like ethylene-responsive transcription factor AIL5: MDSNSPPHHHHPQNWLGFSLSNHFSSPPHNSHLSLFEAFTSSPDAGVNSAASDHHQDAHAGATETDLSIFSGVGPKLEDFLGGGCTTNTTAGVATATADVITTASVTPTSLTAFSSTNDHLAVSENEIYDSELKTIAASFLRGFSTAPTATATATTTLQHTKPQIHNHPVGTTETATIKKTVDTFGQRTSIYRGVTRHRWTGRYEAHLWDNSCRREGQSRKGRQVYLGGYDKEDKAARAYDLAALKYWGPTTTTNFPVTNYEKELAGMKNMSRQEFVASLRRKSSGFSRGASIYRGVTRHHQHGRWQARIGRVAGNKDLYLGTFSTQEEAAEAYDIAAIKFRGLNAVTNFDMSRYDVKSIANSNLPIGGMSGKSKNSSDQSLSADSKSLDDRDLSSASSVTFASSSHQPSNSSTLSFAIPIKQDPSSEYWSNIFGYHVPNNNPSLNNVRNPNSVGIAPTYFHSNMDFSATSSTATATSETNNGLFYSGGYNVHGQQQQQQQQQSTSSGTNNSIPFSTPLGLSSNMGYDQGSSGYGTWIGPSLNLFQTPIFGME; encoded by the exons ATGGATTCTAATTCccctcctcatcatcatcatcctcagaACTGGCTCGGTTTCTCTCTTTCCAACCACTTCTCCTCTCCCCCTCATAACTCccacctctctctcttcgaGGCCTTCACCTCCTCTCCAG ACGCCGGGGTTAACTCTGCGGCGTCGGATCATCATCAAGATGCACATGCAGGTGCAACTGAGACCGATCTCTCCATCTTCAGCGGAGTCGGCCCGAAGCTCGAGGACTTTCTCGGTGGTGGCTGCACCACCAACACCACCGCTGGCGTCGCAACCGCCACAGCCGATGTGATCACTACCGCATCGGTAACCCCGACGTCGCTCACTGCCTTCTCATCTACTAACGATCATCTCGCTGTGTCCGAAAATGAGATTTACGACTCCGAACTCAAAACCATAGCCGCTAGCTTCCTCCGTGGTTTCTCCACCGCCCctaccgccaccgccaccgccaccactaCTCTGCAGCACACCAAACCCCAAATCCACAACCACCCCGTGGGGACCACCGAAACCGCCACCATCAAGAAAACCGTGGACACCTTCGGTCAGCGCACCTCGATTTACCGTGGCGTTACAAG GCATAGGTGGACAGGAAGATATGAAGCTCATCTGTGGGATAACAGTTGCAGAAGAGAAGGACAAAGCAGGAAAGGAAGACAAG TTTATTTGG GTGGTTACGATAAAGAAGACAAAGCAGCAAGAGCCTACGATCTAGCAGCTCTCAAGTACTGGGGTCCGACCACCACCACAAACTTTCCG GTTACCAACTATGAGAAGGAATTGGCGGGGATGAAGAATATGTCGAGGCAGGAATTTGTTGCTTCCCTTAGAAG GAAAAGTAGTGGATTTTCTAGAGGAGCCTCGATTTACAGAGGGGTGACAAG GCACCATCAACATGGTAGATGGCAGGCAAGAATAGGAAGGGTTGCTGGCAACAAAGATCTCTACCTAGGCACTTTCA GTACGCAAGAAGAAGCTGCCGAGGCCTATGACATTGCAGCCATCAAGTTCCGAGGCTTGAATGCGGTCACTAACTTCGATATGAGCCGCTACGATGTGAAGAGCATTGCCAACAGCAACCTCCCGATCGGAGGAATGTCTGGAAAATCCAAGAACTCATCCGATCAATCCCTCTCTGCTGATAGCAAGAGCCTTGATGATAGAGACCTCTCCTCTGCATCCTCCGTAACCTTTGCGTCGTCATCTCATCAGCCTAGTAATTCCTCCACATTGAGCTTTGCAATTCCCATCAAACAAGACCCGTCCTCAGAGTACTGGTCCAATATCTTTGGGTACCATGTGCCAAACAACAACCCTTCCCTAAACAATGTCAGGAACCCTAACAGTGTTGGGATCGCACCAACCTATTTTCACAGCAACATGGATTTCTCTGCGACATCTAGTACTGCTACTGCAACCTCGGAAACCAACAATGGGTTATTCTACAGTGGGGGATACAACGTCCATGGccaacagcagcagcaacaacaacaacaaagtaCTAGCAGTGGTACTAATAATTCAATCCCCTTCTCCACACCTCTTGGTTTAAGTAGTAACATGGGTTATGATCAAGGTTCTTCTGGTTATGGAACATGGATAGGGCCAAGTCTTAATCTATTTCAGACTCCAATTTTTGGCATGGAATAA